One window of Perca flavescens isolate YP-PL-M2 chromosome 6, PFLA_1.0, whole genome shotgun sequence genomic DNA carries:
- the rwdd1 gene encoding RWD domain-containing protein 1 isoform X1, which yields MTDYSEEQRNELEAIESIYPDSFTVLSDEPTSFTITVTSDTAENGETVEATLKFTYVEKYPDEAPLWEIHSQENLEDSDAEDILTLLQQQADENLGMVMIFTLVTAVQEKLNEMVDVKKNRREEEARRKEAEAEEAEKVLFQGTVVTIENFLAWKAKFELEMAELRRKRQKEEEQAGKPKLTGKQLFETDHNLDTSDIQFLEDTGNNVEVDESLFQDIEDLDLDEDDPDFDPLEMGSDED from the exons tgCTTTCGGATGAGCCCACCAGCTTCACCATCACCGTGACATCGGACACCGCGGAAAACGGGGAAA CCGTGGAAGCGACCTTAAAGTTCACGTATGTGGAGAAATACCCAGACGAGGCTCCGCTGTGGGAGATCCACTCGCAGGAGAACCTGGAGGACAGCGACGCCGAGGACATCCTCACCTTACTCCAGCAGCAG GCAGACGAAAACCTGGGCATGGTGATGATCTTCACCCTGGTGACGGCCGTCCAGGAGAAACTCAACGAAATGGTGGACGTGAAGAAAAACCGACGGGAGGAGGAGGCGCGGCGGAAAGAGGCCGAGGCCGAGGAAGCAGAGAAG gtGTTGTTTCAAGGCACCGTGGTAACCATTGAAAACTTCCTGGCGTGGAAAGCCAAGTTTGAGCTGGAGATGGCCGAGCTGAGGAGGAAACGACagaaagaggaggagcaggCAGGGAAGCCCAAACTCACTG GTAAACAGCTGTTTGAGACCGACCACAACCTGGACACCTCTGACATCCAGTTCCTTGAAGACA CTGGAAACAACGTCGAAGTGGATGAGTCCCTGTTCCAGGACATTGAGGACTTGGACTTGGATGAGGACGACCCTGACTTTGACCCTTTAGAGATGGGGAGCGATGAGGACTAA